The Corallococcus soli genome has a window encoding:
- a CDS encoding right-handed parallel beta-helix repeat-containing protein: MIHACFTPLEAEGESPDESLTTASQGLAAHVYSRPPVPTAFYEPPSANAVFVAPGGNDSTGTGTEAQPYQTLGRALQVVNAKPADATTWTVVLKAGTYREGELTVSRARVTVQRYKGDVVSLRGSVAVTGFSGSGPYTKTLSGFDPTPVEVDCADAVLLGQAGRDYGSETPFAVTRAGIPLRRVAPGAPLSSGQYRYDAATNVLTLADSPTEVEVALKRWALRTNAPLVKFAGLDVQNYATCTVNWSRTVNGLTYYKGAVLLYRDTESDSGAVLENSTVANNAANGVAVAHGRDIRLSGNVLVNNGWTGAQASNAQRLIVEGNVMSYNNVRRWANTVEAGMKVTFIRDGVVFNNLFEHNAANGFWCDQGCGATNPGNRWFILARNVARYNDDKGLFYEVSHHGVLASNVVHDNGKTGIAVFGSRDVQLWNNTAVDNDASSDGYSANVSIVDDKRCFTNDVLPGGKACTTANGCDPQVEGNYDHCEPSSVGPLANTCNAEAVVLMNNVLSGSLSARPLLNVDDPNPATAYGAPAILQAHDFQAYYRASTSAPATLIRFQRAANTSAASYASLAAFRAANPGREPQSVERSGGTRHPFFINAAAKDFTQDPASPDVWGRGQALPSEVLKAVYWPQASPAQPPARIGAIEWRDKAVAAPCDVSAPVHHRRNPTSGDHLFTTMLSEAESAGRDWGYTDDLGIAFRASTTAATGLSPVYRLYNPTVLEHFWTIDAAEKQGAQSTYGYTTDEGIGFYAATAPGPCRVPVYRLVHAAASRHTFTTSQAERASLVASGWTDEGLRFYAGAPQ, translated from the coding sequence TTGATACATGCGTGTTTCACGCCCCTGGAGGCGGAAGGGGAGTCTCCGGACGAAAGCCTCACCACCGCGAGCCAGGGGCTGGCGGCCCATGTGTATTCACGGCCACCGGTGCCCACGGCCTTCTACGAGCCTCCTTCCGCCAACGCCGTCTTCGTGGCGCCGGGGGGCAATGACAGCACCGGCACGGGCACGGAGGCGCAGCCGTACCAGACGCTGGGACGCGCGCTCCAGGTCGTCAACGCGAAGCCCGCGGACGCGACGACGTGGACGGTGGTGCTCAAGGCGGGCACCTACCGCGAGGGCGAGCTCACCGTGAGCCGGGCGCGCGTGACGGTGCAGCGCTACAAGGGCGACGTCGTGTCGCTCCGGGGCAGCGTGGCGGTGACGGGGTTCAGCGGCAGCGGGCCCTATACGAAGACGCTGTCGGGGTTCGACCCCACGCCGGTGGAGGTGGACTGCGCGGACGCGGTGCTGCTGGGCCAGGCGGGCCGGGACTACGGGTCGGAGACGCCCTTCGCCGTCACGCGCGCGGGCATTCCGCTCCGGCGGGTGGCGCCGGGCGCGCCGCTGTCCAGCGGGCAGTACCGCTATGACGCCGCGACGAACGTGCTGACCCTGGCGGACAGCCCCACCGAGGTGGAGGTGGCGCTGAAGCGCTGGGCGCTGAGGACGAACGCGCCGCTCGTGAAGTTCGCCGGGCTGGACGTGCAGAACTACGCGACGTGCACGGTGAACTGGAGCCGGACCGTCAACGGGCTCACCTACTACAAGGGCGCGGTGCTGCTGTACCGGGACACCGAGTCGGACTCCGGCGCGGTGCTGGAGAACTCCACCGTCGCCAACAACGCCGCCAACGGCGTGGCCGTGGCGCACGGCCGGGACATCCGCCTGTCGGGCAACGTGCTCGTCAACAACGGGTGGACGGGCGCGCAGGCGAGCAACGCGCAGCGGCTCATCGTCGAGGGCAACGTCATGTCCTACAACAACGTGCGCCGGTGGGCGAACACGGTGGAGGCCGGGATGAAGGTGACGTTCATCCGCGACGGCGTCGTGTTCAACAACCTGTTTGAACACAACGCCGCGAACGGCTTCTGGTGCGACCAGGGCTGCGGCGCCACGAACCCGGGCAACCGCTGGTTCATCCTGGCGCGCAACGTGGCCCGCTACAACGACGACAAGGGCCTCTTCTACGAGGTGTCCCACCACGGCGTCCTCGCCTCCAACGTCGTGCATGACAACGGCAAGACGGGCATCGCCGTGTTCGGCTCGCGCGACGTGCAGCTGTGGAACAACACCGCCGTGGACAACGACGCGTCCAGCGACGGGTACTCCGCCAACGTCAGCATCGTGGACGACAAGCGGTGCTTCACGAACGACGTGCTGCCGGGCGGCAAGGCCTGCACCACCGCCAACGGGTGCGACCCGCAGGTGGAGGGCAACTACGACCACTGCGAGCCCTCGTCGGTGGGGCCGCTGGCGAACACCTGCAACGCGGAGGCGGTGGTGCTGATGAACAACGTGCTGTCCGGTTCGCTGTCGGCCCGGCCCCTGTTGAACGTGGACGACCCGAACCCGGCGACGGCCTATGGCGCCCCGGCCATCCTCCAGGCCCACGACTTCCAGGCCTACTACCGCGCCAGCACCAGCGCGCCCGCCACGTTGATCCGCTTCCAGCGCGCGGCCAACACCTCCGCCGCGTCCTACGCGAGCCTCGCCGCGTTCCGCGCCGCGAACCCGGGCCGCGAACCCCAGTCCGTGGAGCGCTCCGGCGGCACCCGGCATCCCTTCTTCATCAACGCCGCGGCGAAGGACTTCACCCAGGACCCCGCCAGCCCGGACGTCTGGGGTCGGGGCCAGGCCCTGCCGTCGGAGGTGCTCAAGGCGGTGTACTGGCCCCAGGCGTCCCCCGCGCAGCCCCCTGCCCGCATCGGCGCCATCGAGTGGCGGGACAAGGCCGTGGCCGCGCCTTGCGACGTGAGCGCGCCGGTCCACCACCGCCGCAACCCCACGTCGGGCGACCACCTCTTCACGACGATGCTGTCGGAGGCGGAGAGCGCGGGCCGGGACTGGGGCTACACGGACGACCTGGGCATCGCGTTCCGGGCGTCCACCACCGCCGCGACGGGACTGTCGCCGGTGTACCGGCTCTACAACCCGACCGTGTTGGAGCACTTCTGGACCATCGACGCGGCGGAGAAGCAGGGCGCGCAGTCCACCTACGGCTACACCACGGATGAGGGCATCGGGTTCTACGCGGCCACCGCGCCCGGGCCCTGCCGGGTGCCGGTGTACCGGCTGGTGCACGCGGCCGCGTCCCGGCACACCTTCACGACGTCGCAGGCGGAGCGGGCCTCGCTCGTCGCCAGCGGCTGGACGGACGAGGGCCTCCGCTTCTACGCGGGGGCACCACAATAG
- a CDS encoding PAS domain-containing hybrid sensor histidine kinase/response regulator has protein sequence MPELPPSAYPALFEHMRDGALVLDPTLRVVAVNRAAEGLLGPRDVLVGLPVDRVLPGWTPPALPPGGGTPPETEWQLGPARAVRVLALPQPGDGGWVLMLRGLDGTLEAESILRQQKEFFEAVVDHSPVAIVTISRAFEVLTWNPAAERLFGYTLEEALGRNILKLVANVDDIRPEAEETSREALRMDRVHVVTRRVRKDGTVVDVELRALPVMVAGQSLGFIAIYHDVTDLQRARQAAEDANQAKSLFLATVSHEIRTPMNAIIGMAGLLMDTALTPEQRDFASTIRQSGDGLLGLLNDMLDFSKIEAGRVELEEKPFNLRQCVESVLDLLAMRASEKSLDLGYHVTDETPVNVVGDGARLRQVLLNLVGNAVKFTERGGVSISVDAPRQPLAPGGAFELHFAVQDTGLGIAESARGGLFEPFNQLNESVSRRYGGTGLGLAISKRLVEAMGGRLWMESEGVPGRGATFHFTFQAREAPRSGNAPRPDPLKLQGRRVLVVDDNAINRKLLGRQLSAWGMDLVEVGSGSEALARLESGARFDLAILDHRMPLMDGPTLAGHIRQQRDARELPLLLLTSFDQRDAQPPGLFTAVLPRPVKASQLHDALMTCLAQDLISAKPPAPVPALATRERSVFNARPGDQMPLRILLVEDNPTNQKLALLVLDRLGYPADTASNGREGLHALARTKYDVVLMDVQMPEMDGLETTRHLRTEVPPSEQPWVIAMTANAMTADRRECLDAGMDDFLSKPIRVEELISALRRAWERLPRGPEALPVAHARPTELPRVGTPRIRGLETSALERLWQSLDGQVERMLPELIDTALDSMPRLMDDARTALALGELENLARAAHTLKSNAAYFGAATLESLCWDIEQRADARVLEGLAPLVAHCQEALEECRQLLEQLKGSIASRATG, from the coding sequence TTGCCCGAACTGCCACCCAGCGCGTATCCGGCCTTGTTCGAGCACATGCGCGACGGTGCGCTCGTGCTCGACCCGACCCTGCGGGTCGTGGCCGTGAACCGCGCCGCGGAGGGGCTCCTGGGCCCCCGCGACGTGCTGGTGGGCCTGCCCGTGGATCGCGTGCTGCCGGGCTGGACGCCTCCCGCGCTCCCGCCGGGAGGAGGCACGCCTCCGGAGACGGAATGGCAGCTGGGCCCGGCGCGCGCGGTGCGGGTGCTTGCCCTGCCGCAGCCGGGCGACGGTGGCTGGGTGCTGATGCTGCGGGGCCTGGACGGCACGCTGGAGGCGGAGTCCATCCTCCGGCAGCAGAAGGAGTTCTTCGAGGCGGTGGTGGACCACAGTCCGGTGGCCATCGTGACCATCAGCCGCGCCTTCGAGGTGCTCACCTGGAACCCGGCCGCGGAGCGGCTCTTCGGCTACACGCTCGAGGAGGCGCTGGGGCGTAACATCCTCAAGCTCGTGGCCAACGTGGACGACATCCGTCCGGAGGCGGAGGAGACGTCGCGCGAGGCGCTGCGCATGGACCGGGTGCACGTCGTCACCCGGCGGGTGCGCAAGGACGGCACGGTGGTGGACGTGGAGCTGCGCGCCCTGCCAGTGATGGTGGCGGGCCAGTCGCTGGGCTTCATCGCCATCTACCACGACGTCACCGACCTCCAGCGGGCGCGCCAGGCCGCCGAGGACGCCAACCAGGCCAAGAGCCTGTTCCTGGCCACCGTGAGCCATGAGATCCGCACGCCGATGAACGCCATCATCGGCATGGCGGGGCTGCTGATGGACACGGCGCTGACGCCCGAGCAGCGCGACTTCGCGTCCACCATCCGCCAGAGCGGCGACGGGCTGCTGGGGCTGCTCAACGACATGCTGGACTTCTCCAAGATTGAAGCCGGCCGGGTGGAGCTGGAGGAGAAGCCCTTCAACCTGCGCCAGTGCGTGGAGTCCGTGTTGGACCTGCTGGCCATGCGCGCCAGCGAGAAGTCCCTGGACCTGGGCTACCACGTCACGGACGAGACGCCGGTCAACGTGGTGGGCGACGGCGCGCGGCTGCGGCAGGTGCTGCTCAACCTGGTGGGCAACGCGGTGAAGTTCACCGAGCGCGGCGGCGTGTCCATCTCCGTGGACGCGCCCCGCCAGCCCCTGGCCCCGGGCGGGGCGTTCGAGCTGCACTTCGCGGTGCAGGACACCGGCCTGGGCATCGCAGAGTCCGCGCGCGGCGGCCTGTTCGAGCCCTTCAACCAGCTGAACGAGTCGGTATCCCGGCGCTACGGCGGCACGGGCCTGGGGCTCGCCATCAGCAAGCGGCTGGTGGAGGCGATGGGCGGGCGGCTGTGGATGGAGAGCGAGGGCGTGCCCGGCAGGGGCGCCACGTTCCACTTCACCTTCCAGGCGCGCGAGGCCCCGCGCAGCGGCAACGCCCCGCGCCCGGATCCGCTGAAGCTCCAGGGCCGGCGCGTGCTGGTGGTGGACGACAACGCCATCAACCGCAAGCTGCTGGGCCGGCAGCTGTCCGCCTGGGGCATGGACCTGGTGGAGGTGGGCTCTGGCTCGGAGGCGCTCGCCCGCCTGGAGTCCGGGGCCCGGTTCGACCTGGCCATCCTGGACCACCGCATGCCGCTGATGGACGGCCCCACGCTCGCGGGGCACATCCGCCAGCAGCGCGACGCGCGCGAGCTGCCGCTGCTGCTGCTCACGTCGTTCGACCAGCGCGACGCGCAGCCCCCGGGGCTGTTCACCGCGGTGCTGCCCCGGCCGGTGAAGGCGTCGCAGCTGCACGACGCGCTGATGACGTGTCTGGCGCAGGACCTCATCTCCGCGAAGCCGCCCGCTCCGGTGCCCGCGCTCGCCACCCGCGAGCGCTCGGTGTTCAACGCGCGCCCCGGTGACCAGATGCCGCTGCGCATCCTGCTGGTGGAGGACAACCCCACCAACCAGAAGCTGGCGCTGCTGGTGTTGGATCGCCTGGGCTATCCGGCGGACACGGCCTCCAACGGCCGCGAGGGCCTGCACGCCCTGGCGCGCACGAAGTACGACGTCGTGCTGATGGACGTGCAGATGCCGGAGATGGACGGCCTGGAGACCACGCGCCACCTGCGCACGGAGGTGCCGCCCAGCGAGCAGCCCTGGGTCATCGCCATGACGGCCAACGCGATGACGGCGGACCGGCGCGAGTGCCTGGACGCGGGCATGGACGACTTCCTCAGCAAGCCCATCCGCGTGGAGGAGCTCATCTCCGCGCTGCGCCGCGCCTGGGAGCGGCTGCCGCGCGGGCCCGAAGCCCTGCCCGTCGCGCACGCGCGCCCCACGGAGCTGCCCCGCGTGGGCACCCCGCGCATCCGGGGGCTGGAGACCTCCGCGCTGGAACGGCTGTGGCAGTCGCTGGACGGGCAGGTGGAGCGGATGCTCCCGGAGCTCATCGACACCGCGCTGGACAGCATGCCCCGGCTGATGGACGACGCGCGGACGGCGCTGGCCCTGGGCGAGCTGGAGAACCTGGCCCGCGCGGCCCACACGCTCAAGTCCAACGCGGCCTACTTCGGCGCGGCCACCCTGGAGTCGCTGTGCTGGGACATCGAGCAGCGCGCGGACGCCCGGGTGCTGGAGGGCCTGGCGCCGCTGGTGGCCCACTGCCAGGAGGCGCTGGAGGAGTGCCGCCAGCTCCTGGAGCAGCTCAAGGGCTCCATCGCGTCCCGGGCCACGGGCTGA
- a CDS encoding Hsp70 family protein has translation MSTSAAPILGIDFGTTNTAAAFFDKAGKLRVVPIAEKSLTLPSIAWFHAGDKAIVGPAARRQIIDDPRHTIFGAKRFLGRRFQSEYVARHRGRFAFELVEGPDGYTAVEVYGKVTPLIDVAHHILKHINTLATHAAGARFEECVLTVPAHANIRQREAIRHAAEKAGLRVRAIVNEPTAAALYYANLRNPEQTVMVFDLGGGTFDVTLMAVHNRVVKVLATGGDAFLGGANFDEQIVEALVEDFRKKHGIDLRGNKVVMQRLVFAAESAKMALSNATSVPLRVPCITQKDGAFVDFNYTLTREQVEAIVFQLIERTAAACDDVLEKAGMKAEAIDELVMVGGQTRMPAIRKRLSHFRKLSSDKEVHPELGVAVGAAILGRNLARGISGLSDVVPMPIGAMVPGGGQHEVLPANTPVPGTRSVVLELPQWAGPVPVALFEALDRTTVERELLGTVRIEPDWRLAHPGPTTLELRMGPDFSLTAQLVAPDGQRQPLTITDPNAPQRL, from the coding sequence ATGAGCACGAGCGCCGCCCCCATCCTCGGCATCGACTTCGGGACCACCAACACCGCGGCGGCCTTCTTCGACAAGGCAGGAAAGCTGCGGGTGGTGCCCATCGCGGAGAAGAGCCTCACCCTGCCCTCCATCGCGTGGTTCCACGCGGGCGACAAGGCCATCGTCGGCCCGGCGGCCCGCCGGCAGATCATCGACGACCCGCGCCACACCATCTTCGGCGCCAAGCGCTTCCTGGGCCGCCGCTTCCAGTCCGAATACGTGGCGCGCCACCGGGGCCGCTTCGCCTTCGAGCTGGTGGAGGGCCCGGACGGCTACACCGCCGTGGAGGTGTACGGCAAGGTGACGCCGCTCATCGACGTGGCGCACCACATCCTCAAGCACATCAACACCCTGGCCACGCACGCGGCCGGGGCGCGCTTCGAGGAGTGCGTGCTCACGGTGCCGGCGCACGCCAACATCCGCCAGCGCGAGGCCATCCGCCACGCGGCGGAGAAGGCGGGCCTGCGCGTGCGCGCCATCGTCAACGAGCCCACCGCCGCGGCGCTCTACTACGCCAACCTGCGCAACCCCGAGCAGACGGTGATGGTGTTCGACCTGGGCGGCGGCACCTTCGACGTCACCCTCATGGCGGTGCACAACCGCGTGGTGAAGGTGCTGGCCACCGGCGGCGACGCGTTCCTGGGCGGCGCCAACTTCGACGAGCAGATCGTCGAGGCGCTGGTGGAGGACTTCCGCAAGAAGCACGGCATCGACCTGCGCGGCAACAAGGTCGTCATGCAGCGGCTGGTCTTCGCCGCCGAGTCCGCGAAGATGGCGCTCAGCAACGCCACGTCCGTCCCCCTGCGCGTGCCGTGCATCACCCAGAAGGACGGCGCCTTCGTGGACTTCAACTACACGCTCACCCGGGAGCAGGTGGAGGCCATCGTCTTCCAGCTCATCGAGCGCACCGCCGCCGCGTGCGACGACGTGCTGGAGAAGGCGGGGATGAAGGCGGAGGCCATCGACGAGCTGGTGATGGTGGGCGGCCAGACGCGCATGCCCGCCATCCGCAAGCGCCTGTCCCACTTCCGCAAGCTGTCGTCGGACAAGGAGGTGCACCCGGAGCTGGGCGTGGCCGTGGGCGCGGCCATCCTGGGCCGCAACCTGGCGCGCGGCATCAGCGGCCTGTCGGACGTGGTGCCCATGCCCATTGGCGCCATGGTGCCCGGCGGAGGCCAGCACGAAGTGCTCCCCGCCAACACGCCCGTGCCCGGCACCCGCTCCGTGGTGCTGGAGCTGCCGCAGTGGGCCGGCCCCGTGCCGGTGGCCCTCTTCGAGGCGTTGGATCGCACCACCGTGGAGCGCGAGCTGCTGGGCACCGTGCGCATCGAACCGGACTGGCGCCTGGCCCACCCCGGGCCCACCACGCTGGAGCTGCGCATGGGGCCGGACTTCTCCCTCACCGCCCAGCTCGTCGCGCCGGACGGCCAGCGTCAGCCGCTGACCATCACCGACCCGAACGCGCCCCAGCGGCTCTGA
- a CDS encoding SOS response-associated peptidase produces MCGRVTVRTSPAQLVAELELAGARATLERERFNLCPTQLLPVVPNDGARLLDVFRWGLIPSWAKDASIGNKLINARGETVAEKPSFRAALKRRRCLVVVDGWYEWKQSTKPKTPYLFHHRDGKPLALAGLWEEWTAPDTGEVLRTCTIITTGPNALMAPIHDRMPVILSPQAQAVWLRPEPQEAADLLPLLVPAQDAPLEAYEVARVVNSPANDGPECVARLAA; encoded by the coding sequence ATGTGTGGCCGAGTCACCGTCCGGACCTCTCCCGCCCAGCTCGTCGCCGAGCTGGAGCTCGCGGGCGCGCGCGCGACGCTTGAGCGCGAGCGCTTCAACCTCTGTCCCACGCAGCTCCTGCCCGTGGTGCCCAACGACGGCGCGCGGCTGCTGGACGTGTTCCGCTGGGGGCTCATCCCCTCGTGGGCGAAGGACGCGTCCATTGGCAACAAGCTCATCAACGCGCGCGGCGAGACGGTGGCGGAGAAGCCCAGCTTCCGCGCCGCGCTGAAGCGCCGGCGGTGCCTGGTGGTGGTGGACGGCTGGTACGAATGGAAGCAGTCCACGAAGCCCAAGACGCCCTACCTGTTCCACCACCGCGACGGGAAGCCGCTGGCGCTGGCGGGCCTCTGGGAGGAGTGGACGGCGCCGGACACGGGCGAGGTGCTGCGCACCTGCACCATCATCACCACCGGCCCCAACGCGCTGATGGCGCCCATCCACGACCGGATGCCCGTCATCCTGTCGCCGCAGGCGCAGGCCGTGTGGCTGCGTCCGGAGCCGCAGGAGGCGGCGGACCTGCTGCCCCTGCTCGTCCCCGCGCAGGACGCGCCCCTGGAGGCCTACGAGGTGGCGCGCGTGGTGAACTCGCCCGCCAACGACGGGCCGGAGTGCGTGGCCCGGCTGGCGGCCTGA
- a CDS encoding response regulator, with protein sequence MPDANATPLILLIDDEPELEVLARYLELEGYSVLTASNGEEGLLALASCRKPCIVLLDLMMPVMDGYGFLKRLHEDATLCGLPVFVLTASFNTELMAGAVGLLQKPLHMEVLLEAVAPYCPPPNEDKNSHQS encoded by the coding sequence GTGCCCGACGCGAACGCGACCCCGCTCATTCTCCTCATCGATGACGAGCCGGAGCTGGAAGTGCTGGCCCGCTACCTTGAACTCGAGGGCTATTCCGTCCTGACGGCGAGCAACGGCGAGGAAGGCCTGCTGGCGCTCGCGTCCTGTCGCAAGCCCTGCATCGTCCTGCTCGACCTGATGATGCCGGTGATGGACGGCTACGGCTTCCTGAAACGGCTGCACGAGGATGCGACCCTCTGCGGACTGCCGGTCTTCGTGCTCACCGCCAGCTTCAACACGGAGCTGATGGCGGGCGCGGTGGGCCTGCTCCAGAAACCCCTGCACATGGAGGTACTGCTGGAGGCTGTAGCACCGTATTGTCCGCCTCCCAATGAAGACAAGAATTCCCATCAAAGCTAG
- a CDS encoding GIY-YIG nuclease family protein, whose product MSPVEDSRASRAERKRAYKEAAVPMGIYAIRNRVNGKVFVGHSLNLPAMFNRIRFEFAQRMHRVPELQADWEQHGEAAFSFEVLDQLEPLDEPGPTPPVEELKVLEQMWLERLKPYGDAGYNTPPGP is encoded by the coding sequence ATGTCGCCGGTTGAGGACTCGCGCGCGTCCCGCGCCGAGCGCAAGCGCGCCTACAAGGAGGCCGCCGTCCCCATGGGCATCTACGCCATCCGCAACCGCGTCAACGGCAAGGTGTTCGTGGGCCACAGCCTCAACCTGCCCGCGATGTTCAATCGCATCCGCTTCGAGTTCGCCCAGCGCATGCACCGCGTCCCCGAGCTCCAGGCGGACTGGGAACAGCATGGGGAGGCGGCCTTCTCCTTCGAGGTGTTGGATCAGCTCGAGCCCCTGGACGAGCCCGGCCCCACGCCGCCCGTGGAGGAGCTGAAGGTGCTGGAGCAGATGTGGCTGGAGCGCCTGAAGCCCTACGGCGACGCCGGCTACAACACGCCCCCCGGGCCCTGA
- the dgt gene encoding dGTP triphosphohydrolase, with product MSSSSDSQERTARWRRFLSDTRIGSAPRAGSNDEAATADAAHRQLDERTDYNRDYDRIVFSSEFRCLHDKTQVFPLSTSDYTRTRLTHSIEASCVGRSLGHQAGLELHAQGVKLVPSDLGTVVAAACLAHDIGNPPFGHSGEDAIQHWVEQRLSPPGEGAQSPFATEAEWRDLRDFEGNAQGFRILNRLQSRERRGGLRYTAATLGAMSKYPRPSVLPGARAKVKGRVSEKKFGYFQDDHDLALEAYRATGLREREPGVFSRHPLAFLVEAADDICYAVIDLEDSAKLGLVPMLRACELLEAVLPEPGRRKPPRHLETRMAQARAGAIGRLIPQCVQAFMDQVHALEEGTAEKSLTSLRPDVESALEAITDFTSEFGYRSERVLQIESAGFKTLGGLLDMFATTVVTDTPNREEKKLRQLLPMECFQRPEYAAADEEKPPKRDEAILRLTPYQRLLCVTDYISGLSDSRAVELFQRLSGIKLPT from the coding sequence GTGAGCAGCAGCAGCGACAGTCAGGAACGGACAGCCCGTTGGCGGCGGTTCCTGTCGGACACCCGCATCGGCTCGGCGCCCCGCGCCGGGTCCAACGACGAGGCGGCGACGGCGGACGCGGCGCACCGGCAACTGGACGAACGCACCGACTACAACCGGGACTACGATCGCATCGTCTTCTCCAGCGAGTTCCGCTGCCTGCACGACAAGACGCAGGTGTTCCCGCTGTCGACGAGTGACTACACGCGCACGCGGCTCACGCACAGCATCGAGGCGTCGTGCGTGGGGCGCTCGCTGGGGCACCAGGCCGGACTGGAGCTGCATGCGCAGGGCGTGAAGCTGGTGCCCTCGGACCTGGGCACCGTCGTGGCGGCGGCGTGCCTGGCGCACGACATCGGCAATCCGCCCTTCGGGCACTCGGGGGAGGACGCCATCCAGCACTGGGTGGAGCAGCGGCTGTCGCCGCCCGGTGAGGGGGCCCAGAGCCCCTTCGCGACGGAGGCGGAGTGGCGGGACCTGCGCGACTTCGAGGGCAACGCGCAAGGCTTCCGCATCCTCAACCGCCTCCAGTCCCGCGAGCGCCGGGGCGGGCTGCGCTACACGGCCGCCACGCTGGGCGCGATGAGCAAGTACCCGCGTCCGTCCGTGCTGCCGGGCGCGCGCGCGAAGGTGAAGGGCCGCGTGTCGGAGAAGAAGTTCGGTTACTTCCAGGACGACCACGACCTGGCGCTGGAGGCCTACCGCGCCACGGGCCTGCGGGAGCGCGAACCGGGCGTCTTCTCCCGCCACCCGCTGGCCTTCCTCGTCGAGGCGGCGGACGACATCTGCTACGCGGTCATCGACCTGGAGGACTCCGCGAAGCTGGGGCTCGTCCCCATGCTGCGCGCCTGTGAGCTGCTGGAGGCCGTGCTGCCGGAGCCCGGGCGCCGCAAGCCGCCCCGGCACCTGGAGACGCGCATGGCCCAGGCGCGCGCGGGTGCCATCGGCAGGCTCATCCCGCAGTGCGTCCAGGCGTTCATGGACCAGGTGCACGCGCTGGAGGAGGGGACGGCGGAGAAGTCCCTCACGTCCCTGCGGCCCGACGTGGAGTCCGCGCTGGAGGCCATCACCGACTTCACCAGCGAGTTCGGCTACCGCAGCGAGCGCGTGCTCCAGATTGAGAGCGCGGGCTTCAAGACGCTGGGCGGCCTGCTGGACATGTTCGCCACGACGGTGGTGACGGACACGCCCAACCGCGAGGAGAAGAAGCTGCGCCAGCTGCTGCCCATGGAGTGCTTCCAGCGCCCGGAGTACGCGGCCGCGGACGAGGAGAAGCCCCCGAAGCGCGACGAGGCCATCCTGCGCCTCACCCCGTACCAGCGCCTGCTGTGCGTGACGGACTACATCTCCGGCCTGTCGGACAGCCGCGCCGTGGAGCTCTTCCAGCGCCTGTCCGGCATCAAGCTGCCCACGTAG
- a CDS encoding DoxX family protein produces MTGRSAVGWTLVRVVFGLTLAFGHGLGKVTGDMSGFAEGVGKMGFPAPMFFAWCAALAEFLGGIAVALGLLTRPAALFSGFTMLVALFRHRADPFGRMELSLLYLTVMVAVLLIGGGPFSLDALLRRKKS; encoded by the coding sequence ATGACGGGACGAAGCGCGGTGGGCTGGACGCTGGTGCGGGTGGTGTTCGGGTTGACGCTGGCCTTCGGGCACGGCCTGGGCAAGGTGACGGGGGACATGTCCGGCTTCGCCGAAGGCGTGGGGAAGATGGGCTTCCCCGCCCCCATGTTCTTCGCCTGGTGCGCGGCGCTCGCGGAGTTCCTGGGCGGCATCGCCGTGGCGCTGGGGCTGCTGACGCGGCCCGCGGCGCTGTTCTCCGGGTTCACCATGCTGGTGGCCCTCTTCCGGCACCGCGCGGATCCATTCGGCAGAATGGAGCTGTCGCTGCTCTACCTGACCGTGATGGTCGCGGTGCTCCTCATCGGCGGGGGCCCGTTCAGCCTGGACGCGCTGCTGCGCCGCAAGAAGTCCTGA